A genomic stretch from Anaerolinea thermophila UNI-1 includes:
- a CDS encoding amidase domain-containing protein gives MSTSKSSFWKRIYVAAVVITTVVIGTIGAVPLSTASASSVNEQTISQDVKILLSDYSMYLSNGQIFRPAYYTVEMEKLIQERRAYYDEFFNVGLHINLLQIKSEFLVDEKTTEKRDGDTIHVHITEKVTLLGTPKISSSKEYPLIQAAYWAISETDDTRVKNALENFIENMSEGVNESIRDGVEIAFIVHHDIVIKAGDKGQFQFISDSFTDKSNDNIEGNDNVAWSDNEFTRSKPDLTRMPDYIIYNTTIEEIGKWLLDDYSRSYREDREYLATETYNRQNARSYINTYTSNPNGKYCPNTSVPQDKTKYNPYYIAQEPCVDCVNYVSQAIKAGGYQTDNTWKPYTYAWINTYGLRDYLLYTKEVGVWYSNLTSLQVGDIAFTGNYSHVVMVGAVSPHRYSGHTSDRKIYSWNSSLTRYMHILEIPGG, from the coding sequence ATGTCAACATCAAAATCAAGTTTTTGGAAACGGATTTACGTTGCGGCTGTCGTAATTACCACAGTTGTAATAGGTACAATTGGCGCAGTGCCTTTATCTACCGCGAGCGCATCCTCGGTTAATGAACAAACAATATCACAAGATGTCAAGATACTCCTATCAGATTACAGCATGTACCTATCTAATGGTCAAATTTTTCGCCCAGCGTACTACACAGTGGAAATGGAAAAACTAATTCAAGAAAGGCGAGCATACTATGATGAATTTTTCAATGTCGGATTACACATCAATCTACTGCAAATAAAATCCGAGTTCCTTGTTGACGAAAAGACTACTGAGAAACGAGACGGTGACACTATACACGTTCATATAACCGAAAAAGTAACTCTGCTAGGCACACCCAAAATTTCCTCTTCAAAGGAGTATCCTCTTATTCAAGCAGCCTATTGGGCAATCTCCGAAACAGATGACACAAGAGTAAAAAACGCGCTGGAGAACTTCATAGAAAATATGTCTGAAGGCGTGAATGAATCGATTCGAGATGGTGTAGAAATTGCGTTTATCGTACATCATGACATAGTCATTAAGGCAGGAGATAAAGGGCAATTTCAATTTATTAGCGACTCTTTTACGGACAAGAGCAATGATAACATTGAAGGAAATGACAATGTAGCGTGGAGTGATAATGAATTTACGAGAAGCAAACCAGACTTAACAAGGATGCCGGATTACATCATTTACAATACAACCATCGAGGAAATTGGTAAATGGTTGTTGGATGATTACTCTAGGTCTTACAGAGAGGATAGGGAGTATCTTGCAACGGAAACCTACAACCGCCAAAATGCCAGAAGTTATATAAACACATACACATCTAATCCTAACGGCAAGTATTGCCCCAACACAAGCGTTCCTCAAGACAAAACAAAATATAACCCTTACTATATTGCACAGGAACCATGTGTTGACTGTGTCAATTATGTTTCACAGGCAATTAAAGCGGGAGGATACCAAACGGATAATACTTGGAAACCATATACTTATGCTTGGATTAACACATACGGTTTGAGGGACTACTTGCTTTACACAAAAGAAGTAGGGGTATGGTATTCCAATTTAACATCCCTACAGGTTGGGGATATTGCATTTACTGGAAATTACAGCCATGTAGTGATGGTGGGTGCTGTAAGTCCGCATCGCTACAGTGGTCATACTAGCGATAGAAAAATCTATAGTTGGAATTCATCTCTAACTCGCTACATGCACATTTTAGAGATACCGGGTGGATAA
- a CDS encoding methylglyoxal synthase, with the protein MHERKLVSQAKKHIALIAHDGMKQELLEWVDFNKGTLARHFLYATASTGKLIMENTGLPVSVLASGPLGGDLQIGSGIVEGKIDFLIFFWDPLEPQPHDPDVKALLRVAVLYNIPTASNRATADYLISSPLMESPYTRILPDFSHKIHREV; encoded by the coding sequence ATGCACGAACGCAAACTGGTTTCTCAAGCCAAAAAACACATCGCTCTGATTGCTCACGATGGCATGAAACAGGAACTGCTGGAATGGGTGGATTTCAACAAAGGCACACTCGCCCGCCATTTCCTGTATGCCACGGCTTCGACGGGAAAGTTAATCATGGAAAACACCGGCTTGCCCGTCAGCGTACTGGCAAGCGGGCCACTGGGCGGCGATTTGCAAATCGGCTCGGGAATCGTGGAAGGCAAGATTGACTTCCTGATCTTCTTCTGGGATCCGCTGGAGCCGCAACCCCACGACCCCGACGTGAAGGCGTTGTTGCGTGTGGCGGTGCTGTACAACATCCCCACCGCATCCAACCGCGCCACTGCCGATTACCTGATTTCTTCTCCGCTCATGGAAAGCCCCTACACGCGCATTCTGCCCGATTTCTCCCACAAGATTCACCGCGAAGTTTGA
- a CDS encoding STAS domain-containing protein — MEIEHTQYKHCDLVKARGRIDSYTAPQLSEALNKITESGRYKIALDLSGVEFMSSAGLRALINTQKVCKRYNRGELVLVSVPENIRAALDLAGFIPLFKIYDDVVTAIGNL, encoded by the coding sequence ATGGAGATTGAGCATACTCAGTACAAGCACTGCGATCTGGTCAAAGCCCGAGGGCGCATTGACAGTTACACCGCGCCGCAACTGAGCGAAGCCCTGAACAAAATTACCGAGAGCGGGCGATACAAAATCGCTCTGGATTTAAGTGGGGTGGAATTTATGTCCAGCGCTGGACTGCGGGCGCTGATCAACACCCAGAAAGTGTGCAAGCGCTACAATCGCGGTGAACTGGTGCTGGTGAGCGTTCCGGAAAACATCCGCGCCGCGCTGGACCTGGCAGGCTTCATCCCTCTCTTCAAGATCTACGACGATGTAGTCACAGCGATAGGAAATCTCTAA
- a CDS encoding CPBP family intramembrane glutamic endopeptidase, with amino-acid sequence MNATIDRKRISIFLAFAFGIAWFFGGLLYLLVVRPSGGQALTPVQQTLSFLLLAVGYMSAPALANVLTRIVTREGWSNLWLAPRFQKGWLYWVIAWVAPALLTLFGSAVFFLLFPQYYDPSMPIVQEQLQKSGVTLPFSTWALFWLQTVQAILIAPLINSIFTFGEEFGWRAYLLQKLLPLGKRRALLLLGVIWGIWHAPVIAQGHNYGMQYAGYPWLGILAMTIFTIGAGCFLGWATLKAGSVWPAVIGHAAINGIAGLGMLLSTGSPNPVLGPSVAGLLGGMGFLLAGLAVLVIPWKASLPEETTAPDIHPPSTQA; translated from the coding sequence ATGAACGCAACCATCGACCGCAAACGCATTAGCATCTTTCTGGCATTTGCCTTTGGCATTGCCTGGTTTTTTGGTGGACTGCTCTACCTGCTGGTGGTGCGTCCCTCCGGCGGACAGGCGTTGACTCCCGTTCAGCAAACGCTCAGTTTCCTTTTGCTGGCAGTGGGCTACATGAGCGCTCCGGCGCTGGCGAATGTACTCACCCGCATCGTCACCCGCGAGGGATGGAGCAATTTGTGGCTTGCGCCGCGCTTTCAGAAAGGCTGGCTATACTGGGTGATTGCCTGGGTAGCCCCAGCTTTACTGACGCTCTTCGGGAGCGCAGTGTTTTTCCTGCTCTTCCCTCAGTACTATGACCCCAGCATGCCCATCGTGCAGGAACAATTACAGAAATCGGGGGTGACACTGCCCTTTTCTACCTGGGCATTGTTCTGGCTCCAAACCGTGCAAGCCATTCTCATCGCTCCGCTGATCAACAGCATTTTTACTTTCGGAGAAGAGTTTGGATGGCGCGCTTACCTGCTCCAGAAACTGCTTCCTTTGGGTAAACGTCGTGCCCTGTTACTGCTGGGGGTGATTTGGGGCATCTGGCACGCGCCGGTAATTGCTCAGGGACACAACTATGGCATGCAGTACGCCGGATACCCCTGGCTGGGTATTCTTGCCATGACCATTTTCACCATTGGCGCGGGATGCTTCCTGGGCTGGGCAACCCTCAAAGCCGGCAGTGTCTGGCCCGCCGTCATCGGGCATGCCGCCATCAACGGGATTGCCGGACTGGGTATGCTTCTGAGCACCGGCAGCCCCAACCCCGTACTGGGTCCCAGCGTGGCGGGATTGCTGGGCGGCATGGGCTTCCTGCTGGCAGGATTGGCTGTTCTGGTGATTCCCTGGAAGGCATCCTTGCCCGAAGAAACCACTGCCCCGGATATCCATCCCCCATCTACCCAGGCATAG
- a CDS encoding ATP-binding protein, whose protein sequence is MSAHPIQRRFPGRYASLAEIGEFVRGEARRAGFSEFNIYTIEMAVDEACSNIIEHAYQGEDKGEILLTVSADEKGLTVVMEDYGQPFDPRTVPPPDPNAPLEEQREHGWGLYIIQQWMDEVHFEFTPTGNRLTLVKYRHAPAREASKKP, encoded by the coding sequence GTGTCTGCACATCCGATTCAACGTCGGTTTCCAGGGCGTTACGCCAGTCTCGCGGAAATTGGAGAATTTGTCCGCGGGGAAGCCCGGCGGGCAGGCTTCAGTGAGTTCAACATCTACACCATTGAAATGGCAGTGGATGAAGCCTGCTCGAATATTATCGAACATGCCTATCAGGGAGAAGACAAAGGTGAGATTCTCCTGACCGTATCTGCCGACGAGAAAGGGCTGACCGTAGTAATGGAAGATTACGGTCAGCCTTTTGATCCCCGCACCGTCCCCCCGCCCGACCCCAACGCCCCACTGGAAGAACAACGGGAACACGGCTGGGGGTTGTATATCATCCAGCAATGGATGGATGAAGTACATTTCGAATTTACGCCCACCGGTAATCGCCTGACACTGGTCAAATACCGTCATGCTCCCGCGCGGGAAGCCTCAAAAAAGCCATGA
- a CDS encoding DUF7672 family protein, with product MLILRMFLVGWIVLAGAILLNLLAGALHLATWYTFLQSVSAQGLTSALRALRWQDAVFLFLVYPLGLGGLAWAGGWLARQMAG from the coding sequence ATGCTCATCCTGCGGATGTTTCTGGTTGGGTGGATTGTACTGGCGGGCGCCATCCTGCTGAATCTGCTGGCGGGTGCGCTCCATCTCGCCACGTGGTACACCTTCCTGCAAAGCGTCTCGGCGCAGGGGCTGACATCAGCCCTGCGCGCCTTGCGCTGGCAGGATGCAGTCTTCCTGTTCCTTGTCTATCCCCTGGGGCTGGGCGGGCTGGCGTGGGCAGGGGGTTGGCTGGCAAGGCAAATGGCGGGGTAG
- a CDS encoding septum formation initiator family protein, with protein MPERKRRARFLLPRLNLSFLQRRPPDGKPRPWMDSRLRQQIILVVVLLLLALVFASLNQRISQNIRLTTQRDQLSTQVMQLTATVQALETRKAYITSEAAVEEFARDRRMIREGDVLVVPLTPVGKPTPTPLGFPTPQPPPQNWEVWWALFFGD; from the coding sequence ATGCCTGAACGGAAACGCCGCGCCCGTTTTTTGTTGCCCCGCTTGAACCTGTCCTTTCTTCAGCGAAGGCCCCCGGATGGGAAACCTCGCCCCTGGATGGATTCGCGCCTGCGCCAGCAGATCATCCTTGTTGTGGTGCTTCTCTTGCTGGCGCTGGTCTTTGCTAGTCTGAATCAGCGCATCAGTCAGAACATCCGCCTGACCACTCAGCGCGATCAACTCAGCACGCAGGTCATGCAACTGACCGCCACCGTGCAGGCGCTGGAAACCCGTAAAGCCTATATCACCTCGGAAGCCGCGGTGGAAGAGTTCGCCCGCGATCGCCGCATGATTCGCGAGGGCGATGTGCTGGTTGTGCCGCTCACCCCGGTTGGTAAACCCACCCCCACCCCGCTGGGATTCCCCACCCCGCAACCGCCCCCGCAAAACTGGGAAGTGTGGTGGGCATTGTTTTTTGGGGATTAA
- a CDS encoding GAF domain-containing protein has translation MNFPTGEMMVKIPHWKAFASLSEEIIALGEIQAQHQRIDRAAAEFFGARATLWLSSPAYPLPGEKEEIPTLPDAPAPDLVQRAHLERTVLYGLDAYATDSAGVNTARAAALPLIANHTLLGVLQVERSQGEPFSAEEQARMEDFAAHLAAALEISRQERLKAWRLQQLELVRQVSAQVASVLNLDELCRRVTYLIRETFNYYYVALFSFEPSQQTLHFRADASLYDTHPFSPGYTIHSGEGLIGTCAQKQTQIIAPDVLASPHYRPIDLLPETLSEACFPLKVENELLGVLDVQSDLYDAFNETDILVLNALADNIAIAMQAARLYTGLEQRVQEISSVFEISHALNSILELDQLLDEVVRLIQRRFGYPHVSIFTVHPGRRLVIFQAGSGERSASMREQGFAYPLDAEQGIISWVARTGKTLLANDVTREPLYLPSPLPPENTGSELAIPVRLGDEVLAVLDLQSDAKNAFSEQHVHLFEAIAASIAIAYRNATLYRSEKWRRQVAESFRDIAYQISSEVNLPELLDNILTRLEQNLPCDASAIFLIEDEMEDSIGTSIHPLKLAALHGAEPARIEQVLREHPEVQDRLKSLLDQVEPYIRTPGEPYGPLGYALNLPEDYSSIVAPLRVGNKPLGLLVLVHSTFGRYGSEARSMTATFAGYAAVAIQNSRLYLEAQQEALISTMLLQVAEVSQSILSMDDLLETMLRLTRLLVGVRKCAFLFKEEDESYFTLRAWHGFEIPEGAAVRLPASVPALMQLNESRAPLFLNDPANDLGLPEAGLPEGNGALLMLPLLVRGDLIGAYLVTLQTQRKEMGEHAFDPKSLAILQGIAHQTSIAVENLRLLEARQEEAYVTAVLLQAAQAIVSASSLEDLLDSVVHLLPILVGIDICLIYLWDAEGQTFRPAAVHGENRAQERSLRSEHYPYGEHRLLDALLVTGMVHVVPLPTDEVVDVEDWALLRAYPLEPGASIADLPQGDWLLGFPLTVRGKVLGALLAREHTTSLRVRERRLEIIHGIARQTSLAIQNEVLRREMVQNERMEQEIRLARQIQETFLPSNLPSPEGWEIDVRWETARTVGGDFYDCFMLDEHRIGLVVADVSDKGLPAALYMTVTRTLIRSHQSEREDPAKVLKEVNALLFSESPESMFITAVYAILDTRNGQVIYANAGHNRPLVYRQASQTVEETAKGGMALGVLPDLELENHTLELEAGDAMLMFTDGAFDTLSPSGEDFGEERLRAAFRSAGNLPAIGILALVDRALTEFRQGAPLSDDITLLVVRRTPQE, from the coding sequence ATGAATTTTCCAACGGGTGAGATGATGGTGAAGATTCCTCACTGGAAAGCCTTTGCTAGCCTCAGTGAAGAGATCATTGCACTGGGGGAAATCCAAGCCCAGCATCAGCGCATTGACCGCGCTGCGGCAGAGTTCTTCGGCGCCCGCGCTACGTTGTGGCTGTCTTCCCCTGCTTACCCGTTGCCAGGAGAGAAAGAAGAAATTCCTACCCTGCCCGACGCTCCCGCTCCCGACCTGGTGCAACGCGCCCATCTGGAACGGACTGTCCTCTACGGGCTGGATGCATATGCCACCGATTCCGCCGGAGTAAACACTGCCCGCGCCGCGGCGCTCCCCTTGATTGCCAACCACACGCTGCTGGGGGTGTTACAGGTGGAACGAAGTCAGGGTGAGCCGTTTTCTGCAGAAGAGCAAGCCCGGATGGAAGACTTTGCCGCGCACCTCGCTGCAGCCCTAGAAATTTCCCGGCAGGAACGCCTGAAAGCCTGGCGACTTCAGCAGTTGGAACTGGTGCGCCAGGTGAGTGCGCAGGTTGCCAGTGTGCTTAACCTGGATGAATTATGCCGGCGGGTCACCTACCTGATTCGTGAGACCTTCAATTATTACTATGTAGCCCTCTTCAGTTTTGAGCCTTCTCAGCAAACTTTACATTTTCGGGCTGATGCTTCCCTTTATGACACCCATCCATTTTCCCCGGGGTACACCATCCATTCCGGCGAAGGGTTGATTGGCACCTGCGCACAGAAGCAAACGCAGATCATTGCGCCGGACGTACTTGCCAGCCCGCATTACCGCCCCATTGACCTGCTCCCTGAAACCCTTTCGGAAGCCTGTTTTCCCCTTAAAGTGGAAAACGAACTTTTAGGCGTGCTGGATGTGCAAAGCGACCTGTACGACGCCTTCAACGAGACGGATATCCTGGTGCTGAATGCTCTGGCAGATAACATCGCCATTGCCATGCAGGCGGCGCGTCTGTACACCGGTCTGGAACAGCGGGTACAGGAAATTTCCTCGGTGTTCGAGATCAGCCACGCGCTGAACTCCATCCTGGAACTGGATCAACTGCTGGATGAGGTGGTCAGACTGATTCAGCGGCGTTTCGGCTATCCGCATGTCTCGATTTTTACCGTACATCCTGGCAGAAGGCTGGTGATTTTTCAGGCAGGGAGCGGAGAACGCAGTGCTTCGATGCGCGAACAGGGCTTTGCCTATCCACTGGATGCGGAACAGGGCATCATCTCATGGGTGGCGCGCACCGGTAAAACCCTGCTGGCAAATGACGTAACCCGTGAACCGCTGTATTTGCCCTCGCCCCTGCCACCGGAAAACACAGGCTCGGAACTTGCCATTCCCGTACGCCTTGGGGATGAGGTGCTGGCAGTACTGGATCTGCAAAGCGATGCAAAGAACGCCTTTAGCGAGCAACACGTACACCTGTTTGAAGCCATTGCTGCCAGCATCGCTATTGCCTATCGCAACGCTACCCTGTACCGCTCGGAAAAGTGGCGGCGGCAGGTGGCAGAAAGTTTTCGTGATATCGCTTACCAGATTTCCAGCGAGGTGAACCTGCCGGAATTACTGGATAACATCCTGACCCGCCTGGAGCAAAACCTGCCCTGTGACGCCTCTGCCATCTTCCTCATCGAAGACGAAATGGAAGACTCCATTGGCACTTCGATCCACCCGCTGAAACTGGCAGCCCTGCATGGAGCCGAACCGGCACGCATCGAGCAGGTGCTACGCGAGCATCCCGAAGTCCAGGATCGCCTGAAATCTCTGCTGGATCAGGTAGAGCCCTACATCCGCACACCGGGTGAGCCTTACGGCCCCCTGGGTTATGCGCTTAACCTGCCCGAAGATTACTCGTCCATCGTTGCCCCCTTAAGGGTGGGAAACAAACCCCTGGGATTACTCGTCCTGGTTCACAGCACCTTTGGACGCTACGGAAGCGAAGCCCGCAGCATGACAGCCACATTTGCCGGGTATGCCGCGGTAGCCATTCAAAATTCGCGTTTGTATCTGGAAGCCCAGCAAGAAGCCCTGATCTCTACCATGCTCTTGCAGGTCGCTGAAGTCAGCCAGAGCATCCTCTCCATGGATGATTTGCTAGAAACCATGCTGAGGTTAACGCGCTTGCTGGTGGGAGTGCGCAAATGCGCCTTCCTGTTTAAGGAAGAAGATGAGTCCTACTTTACCCTGCGCGCCTGGCATGGCTTTGAGATTCCCGAAGGCGCCGCCGTGCGCCTTCCTGCCAGCGTACCTGCACTGATGCAGTTGAACGAGAGCCGTGCCCCTCTGTTCCTGAACGACCCGGCAAACGATTTGGGCTTGCCCGAGGCAGGATTGCCCGAGGGCAATGGAGCGCTTCTTATGCTTCCTCTGCTGGTCCGCGGGGATTTAATCGGCGCGTATCTGGTCACCCTGCAAACCCAGCGCAAAGAGATGGGAGAGCACGCCTTCGATCCCAAGTCACTGGCAATTCTGCAGGGCATTGCTCACCAAACTTCCATTGCGGTGGAAAATTTGCGCCTGCTGGAAGCCCGTCAGGAAGAAGCCTATGTCACAGCAGTCCTCTTGCAAGCAGCGCAGGCAATAGTCTCGGCAAGTTCTCTGGAAGACCTGCTGGATTCGGTGGTTCACCTTTTGCCCATCCTTGTAGGCATTGATATTTGTTTGATTTACCTTTGGGATGCGGAAGGGCAAACCTTCCGTCCTGCCGCCGTGCACGGCGAAAACCGGGCACAGGAACGTTCCCTGCGCAGTGAACACTACCCCTATGGCGAACATCGCCTGCTGGATGCCCTGCTGGTAACTGGTATGGTGCATGTCGTGCCACTGCCAACCGATGAAGTGGTTGATGTTGAAGACTGGGCACTGTTGCGTGCTTACCCGCTGGAGCCGGGCGCATCCATAGCCGACCTGCCACAAGGCGATTGGCTGTTAGGCTTCCCGCTGACGGTACGGGGCAAAGTGCTGGGAGCATTGCTGGCACGCGAGCACACCACCTCTTTGCGGGTGCGAGAGCGGCGGCTGGAAATCATTCACGGCATTGCCCGCCAGACCAGCCTTGCCATTCAAAACGAAGTCCTGCGACGGGAAATGGTGCAGAACGAGCGCATGGAACAGGAAATTCGTCTGGCACGCCAGATTCAGGAAACCTTCCTGCCCAGCAACCTGCCCTCGCCGGAAGGCTGGGAAATTGATGTGCGCTGGGAGACCGCACGCACCGTAGGCGGGGATTTCTACGATTGCTTCATGCTGGATGAGCACCGCATTGGGCTGGTAGTGGCAGACGTTTCGGACAAAGGCTTGCCCGCCGCGCTGTACATGACGGTGACCCGCACGCTGATTCGCTCCCATCAAAGCGAACGGGAAGATCCGGCAAAAGTGCTGAAAGAGGTCAACGCCCTGTTGTTCAGCGAGTCGCCCGAGTCCATGTTCATCACCGCCGTGTACGCCATTCTGGACACTCGCAACGGGCAGGTCATTTACGCCAATGCCGGGCACAATCGTCCACTGGTGTACCGTCAAGCCAGCCAAACAGTAGAAGAAACTGCCAAAGGGGGGATGGCGCTGGGCGTCCTGCCTGACCTGGAACTGGAAAACCACACTTTGGAACTGGAAGCGGGCGACGCCATGCTGATGTTTACCGACGGCGCTTTCGATACCCTTTCGCCCAGTGGCGAGGATTTTGGGGAAGAACGTCTGCGCGCAGCCTTCCGCAGTGCCGGGAACTTACCTGCCATCGGGATTCTGGCGCTGGTAGATCGTGCTTTAACCGAATTCCGGCAGGGAGCACCCCTCAGCGATGACATCACCCTGCTGGTGGTGCGCCGCACCCCGCAGGAATAA
- a CDS encoding valine--tRNA ligase: MPESSLPKTYDFKATEERIYAWWEKEGFFKPSNDPHKPNFDPSKKPFVISIPPPNVTGELHLGHAMFVSMEDLMIRYHRMKGVPTLWVPGTDHAGIATQLQVEKMLASEGLTRDMLGREGFLKRAWEWKNKYGGIITRQIRRLGASCDWDRERFTLDEGLSRAVREAFVRLYEKGLIYRGPRMINWSPGLRTAVSDLEVEYTQEQGTLYYFKYMLADGNGEYIPVATTRPETILGDTAVAVHPEDERYQRFIGKMVVVPILNRHIPVIADPYVDRSFGTGGLKITPGHDPNDYAIGQRHGLPIISVMDEAARINQNGGPYAGMDRFECRKKIWADMQAQGLTIKTEPYLMNVPRSQRGGEPVEPMVSTQWFVRIQPLAEAALQAVRDGRIKIVPERFTKVYYNWLENIQDWCISRQLWWGHRIPVWYCADCSQMTVSRQDPDRCAHCGSLRIEQDPDVLDTWFSSGLWPFSTLGWPENTPDLRYFYPTSVLETGYDILFFWVARMIMMGLEFTGEVPFHTVYLHGLIRDEHGQKMSKSKGNVVDPLIVMNEMGTDALRFTLLVGSTPGNDVNLSLKKVEANRNFANKLWNIGRFVLSALDQAPTQAEKPAEWTLADSWIWARLQNLIREVERLFQSYQYGEAGRQIYEFTWGEFADWYLEIAKQQLAQGGDRAYWTAYTLTRVLDACLRLLHPFTPFVTEELWGYLKRACEEKPIYTPAGGWEKALIVAQFPEPRQPEDWEEARVNEFTLVQEIVRAIRNLRAEKKVEPGRRIPAILICGERLTLLESQREVIAHLAGVDASQFTLLGETAEKPAPAVSQVAMGVEIYLPLSGLVDAEEERKRLEKELAEAQSQIERLEKLLSSSFAEKAPAPVVEKERQKLATFRETAERLREAIRALGGE; this comes from the coding sequence ATGCCAGAATCGAGCCTGCCGAAAACGTACGACTTCAAAGCCACCGAAGAGCGCATCTACGCTTGGTGGGAAAAAGAAGGATTCTTTAAACCCTCGAACGACCCCCACAAACCCAATTTTGACCCCTCTAAAAAGCCCTTCGTCATCTCCATTCCGCCGCCCAATGTGACTGGCGAACTGCATCTGGGACATGCCATGTTCGTCTCCATGGAAGATTTGATGATTCGCTACCACCGCATGAAGGGCGTCCCCACCCTGTGGGTGCCCGGCACCGACCACGCCGGCATTGCCACCCAGTTGCAGGTGGAGAAGATGCTTGCCAGTGAGGGCTTGACCCGCGACATGCTGGGACGGGAAGGCTTCCTCAAGCGCGCGTGGGAGTGGAAGAACAAGTACGGGGGCATCATCACCCGGCAGATTCGCCGTCTGGGGGCATCCTGCGACTGGGACCGTGAGCGCTTCACCCTCGATGAGGGACTCTCCCGCGCCGTGCGCGAAGCCTTTGTGCGCCTGTACGAAAAAGGCTTGATTTACCGCGGGCCGCGCATGATTAACTGGTCGCCGGGACTGCGCACCGCTGTCTCCGACCTGGAAGTGGAGTACACCCAGGAACAGGGCACGCTGTACTACTTCAAGTACATGCTGGCAGATGGGAACGGAGAATACATTCCCGTCGCTACCACCCGCCCGGAGACGATTCTGGGCGATACCGCCGTGGCGGTGCATCCTGAAGATGAGCGCTACCAGCGCTTCATCGGCAAGATGGTGGTGGTGCCCATTCTCAACCGCCACATCCCGGTGATTGCCGACCCCTACGTGGACCGCTCTTTCGGCACCGGCGGACTGAAGATTACCCCCGGACACGACCCCAACGACTACGCCATCGGCCAACGCCATGGACTGCCCATTATCAGCGTGATGGATGAAGCCGCGCGCATTAATCAGAACGGCGGACCGTACGCCGGCATGGACCGCTTTGAGTGCCGCAAGAAAATCTGGGCAGATATGCAAGCCCAGGGCTTGACCATCAAAACCGAGCCGTATCTGATGAACGTGCCGCGCTCCCAGCGCGGCGGCGAACCGGTCGAGCCGATGGTCTCCACCCAGTGGTTCGTGCGCATCCAGCCATTGGCAGAAGCCGCCCTGCAAGCCGTGCGCGATGGACGCATCAAAATCGTTCCCGAACGCTTTACCAAGGTGTACTACAACTGGTTGGAAAACATTCAAGACTGGTGCATCAGCCGTCAATTGTGGTGGGGGCACCGCATCCCCGTGTGGTACTGTGCCGACTGCAGTCAGATGACAGTGAGCCGTCAGGACCCCGACCGTTGCGCCCACTGCGGAAGCCTGCGCATCGAGCAGGACCCTGACGTGCTGGATACCTGGTTCTCGTCCGGTCTATGGCCCTTCTCCACACTGGGCTGGCCCGAAAACACCCCCGACCTGCGCTACTTCTACCCCACTTCGGTGCTGGAAACCGGCTACGACATCCTCTTCTTCTGGGTGGCGCGGATGATCATGATGGGGCTGGAATTTACCGGCGAAGTGCCCTTCCACACCGTGTACCTGCACGGCTTGATTCGCGACGAACACGGGCAAAAGATGAGCAAGAGCAAGGGCAATGTGGTGGATCCGCTCATCGTGATGAACGAGATGGGCACCGACGCTCTGCGCTTCACCCTGCTGGTGGGCTCCACCCCCGGCAACGACGTCAACCTTAGTCTGAAGAAGGTGGAAGCCAACCGCAACTTTGCCAACAAATTGTGGAACATCGGGCGCTTTGTGCTGAGCGCGCTGGATCAAGCCCCCACGCAAGCCGAAAAACCCGCCGAATGGACGCTTGCCGACTCGTGGATTTGGGCGCGCCTGCAAAACCTCATTCGCGAGGTGGAGCGCCTGTTCCAGTCCTACCAGTACGGCGAAGCCGGACGGCAGATTTATGAATTTACCTGGGGCGAGTTCGCCGACTGGTATCTGGAAATTGCCAAACAGCAACTGGCGCAGGGCGGCGACCGCGCCTACTGGACAGCCTACACCCTCACCCGCGTGCTGGACGCCTGCCTGCGCCTGCTCCACCCCTTCACCCCCTTCGTCACCGAGGAATTGTGGGGCTATCTGAAGCGCGCCTGCGAAGAGAAGCCCATCTACACCCCGGCAGGCGGCTGGGAAAAAGCCCTCATCGTGGCGCAATTCCCCGAACCGCGCCAGCCGGAAGACTGGGAAGAAGCCCGGGTGAACGAATTTACCCTGGTGCAGGAAATCGTCCGCGCCATCCGCAACCTGCGGGCGGAGAAGAAGGTCGAACCCGGACGGCGCATCCCCGCCATCCTCATCTGCGGAGAACGCCTTACCCTGCTGGAGAGCCAGCGCGAAGTGATTGCCCATCTGGCAGGCGTGGATGCCAGCCAATTCACCCTGCTGGGCGAAACCGCCGAAAAGCCCGCGCCGGCAGTCTCTCAGGTGGCGATGGGCGTGGAAATTTACCTGCCGCTTTCCGGGCTGGTGGATGCTGAAGAAGAGCGCAAACGCCTGGAAAAGGAACTTGCCGAAGCCCAGAGCCAGATCGAACGGCTGGAAAAACTGCTAAGCAGTTCCTTTGCCGAAAAAGCCCCCGCGCCGGTGGTGGAAAAAGAACGCCAGAAGTTAGCCACCTTCCGCGAAACCGCCGAGCGCCTGCGCGAAGCCATCCGGGCATTGGGCGGAGAGTAA